The Corynebacterium pseudopelargi genome contains a region encoding:
- a CDS encoding DUF6676 family protein, which produces MTTPQEYFDRFQEPLKDHDVVLESPNPALQEELQGIVDQMQDRPFGNMEVLVLDDVGQRSDVFRDLATKLQDAHDVDTVVVKSPDLAVIVSDELTRAQIESLQPPMSNEPNSAVALQAMPHLLDEDPVPGITMVGITGIAIVLTAGVTFLRARRSAH; this is translated from the coding sequence TTGACCACTCCGCAGGAATACTTCGATCGCTTTCAAGAGCCTTTGAAGGATCATGACGTCGTCTTGGAATCTCCCAATCCCGCCTTGCAAGAAGAGTTGCAGGGCATCGTGGATCAGATGCAGGATCGCCCCTTTGGCAACATGGAAGTGCTGGTGCTAGACGATGTAGGCCAGCGCAGCGATGTATTTAGGGATCTGGCCACCAAGCTGCAGGATGCACACGATGTAGACACGGTGGTGGTGAAGTCGCCAGATCTTGCCGTGATTGTCAGTGATGAACTCACCCGCGCGCAGATCGAGTCCTTGCAGCCGCCGATGTCTAATGAGCCCAATAGTGCGGTGGCGTTGCAGGCCATGCCGCATTTGCTCGATGAGGACCCGGTGCCGGGTATCACCATGGTGGGAATTACCGGCATTGCCATTGTGCTCACCGCCGGTGTGACTTTCCTGCGAGCAAGGCGCAGCGCGCACTAA
- a CDS encoding DIP1281 family NlpC/P60 protein, with translation MAAALTLSTSLAVSTAFPAGAEPRNPSDTEIAQATTEAGQAEGRVSSLVSEVSSSDAEISQLEMEMGGLRESVNKALVDYHDVETSAEQAREGVKRARANLDKTQAEIEEAQKVLDEISRSEYRRQGGNNRGVSELAGAEASEDALDRQTFKRVNAEKQRETVEKLDKLRTEQANEESRLREARNIAEDREQIAKEKKDEAEARIEDASKQLDQNIRKRAELVAERDRAQRELDKARGTVSALESDRKEYQDYIKAEEERKKAEEAAKAAEAVKQKALEEQRAKEAAAKKAREEAEAAQKAQAEAEAKKAADEKAEAEKKAAAAKKAEAQKRLEAAEKAAEAAKAKVESEAEKADEAKQAQETSEDKSTEAAAALIEASQPDHTSLEGNGGGNAIQNPEGTQASGNEAVDSVQVETNESVSEQASETVTDGSRSSQIETVIARAMSQLGVPYAWGGGNANGPTRGIRDGGVADSYGDYNKVGFDCSGLVVYAFAGVGIALPHYTGYQYQRGTKVAPANMQRGDLIFYGPNAEQHVAIYLGDGQMIEAPQSGSTVQVSPVRWSGMSPYVVRMI, from the coding sequence GTGGCAGCAGCACTTACGCTTTCGACCTCGCTCGCAGTAAGCACCGCGTTTCCCGCAGGTGCTGAGCCGAGGAACCCCTCTGATACGGAAATCGCACAGGCCACCACCGAGGCAGGTCAGGCAGAGGGTCGCGTATCCAGCCTTGTCAGCGAGGTAAGTTCCTCCGATGCCGAGATCTCCCAACTCGAAATGGAGATGGGTGGTTTACGCGAGTCGGTAAACAAGGCACTGGTGGATTACCACGATGTCGAAACCTCCGCCGAGCAAGCACGCGAAGGCGTCAAGCGCGCCCGCGCGAATCTGGACAAAACTCAAGCGGAAATCGAAGAAGCCCAAAAGGTCCTCGACGAGATCTCGCGTTCGGAGTACCGCCGTCAAGGTGGCAACAACCGCGGAGTCTCTGAATTAGCTGGTGCAGAAGCCAGCGAAGATGCTCTCGACCGTCAGACCTTCAAGCGCGTGAATGCTGAAAAGCAGCGGGAGACCGTCGAAAAGCTCGATAAACTGCGCACCGAGCAGGCCAATGAGGAATCCAGGCTGCGCGAGGCACGCAACATTGCCGAAGACCGCGAGCAGATTGCCAAGGAGAAAAAGGACGAGGCCGAGGCCCGGATCGAAGATGCCTCCAAGCAGCTCGACCAAAACATCCGTAAGCGCGCCGAACTGGTGGCAGAACGCGATCGTGCCCAACGAGAGCTGGATAAGGCCCGCGGTACCGTAAGCGCCTTGGAATCCGACCGCAAGGAATACCAGGACTACATCAAGGCCGAAGAAGAGCGTAAGAAGGCCGAAGAAGCCGCCAAGGCCGCCGAGGCAGTCAAGCAGAAGGCCCTGGAAGAACAGCGCGCCAAGGAAGCGGCTGCGAAGAAGGCCAGGGAAGAAGCCGAGGCAGCACAGAAGGCGCAAGCCGAAGCTGAGGCGAAGAAGGCTGCTGATGAGAAGGCAGAGGCGGAAAAGAAGGCTGCCGCCGCCAAGAAGGCCGAGGCTCAAAAGCGCCTCGAAGCTGCAGAAAAGGCCGCCGAAGCAGCCAAGGCCAAGGTGGAATCCGAAGCTGAAAAGGCCGACGAGGCAAAGCAGGCACAGGAGACCTCTGAGGATAAATCCACTGAGGCAGCAGCCGCGCTCATCGAGGCATCCCAGCCCGATCACACCTCGCTTGAAGGCAATGGAGGCGGCAATGCCATCCAAAACCCTGAAGGCACCCAGGCCAGCGGCAACGAGGCCGTCGATAGCGTCCAGGTTGAGACGAACGAATCCGTTTCGGAGCAAGCCTCTGAAACGGTCACCGATGGATCTCGAAGCTCTCAAATTGAGACAGTGATTGCCCGCGCCATGTCGCAACTCGGCGTTCCTTACGCATGGGGTGGTGGCAACGCCAACGGACCTACCCGCGGTATCCGCGATGGTGGCGTTGCAGACTCCTATGGCGACTACAACAAGGTTGGCTTCGACTGCTCCGGCCTGGTGGTCTACGCCTTTGCGGGCGTGGGAATCGCACTACCGCACTACACCGGCTACCAGTATCAGCGTGGCACCAAGGTGGCACCTGCCAACATGCAGCGCGGCGACCTCATCTTCTACGGCCCCAATGCCGAGCAGCACGTGGCCATTTACCTCGGCGATGGCCAAATGATCGAGGCACCCCAATCCGGCTCCACCGTGCAGGTTTCTCCGGTTCGCTGGTCGGGCATGAGCCCCTATGTGGTTCGCATGATCTAA
- a CDS encoding ferrochelatase, translating into MQQPDAISQAQFSSFEDIDALLVLSFGGPEGVDEVRPFLENVTRGRGIPPERLDEVGEHYYHFDGKSPLNDLNREIIANVEAELQRRDIDLPVYFGNRNWKPFANDAAEQMAQDGVKKAAVFATSAWGGYSGCRQYGEDIQAMREHLESVGVEPIEFLKLRQFFDHPTFIDEEVEVVEKAFQHWGLTPEEAKNQGVRLVFTAHSIPVVANEHSGTQADGALYSQQINEAARLVAQRLGFEDYDVVWQSASGNGRIPWLEPDIVDHATALREQGVEKMVVSAIGFISDHMEVVWDLDHELQDAVTPLGLEVVRADTIGHTDSFAAMVVDLIAESIGVDAPKHLGNVASKGCTLNGAACEVGCCQSPKRPA; encoded by the coding sequence ATGCAGCAACCGGACGCGATTTCGCAGGCACAATTTAGCTCTTTTGAGGATATCGATGCACTGCTGGTGCTTTCCTTCGGCGGCCCAGAGGGCGTAGATGAAGTACGTCCCTTCCTTGAAAATGTCACCCGCGGCCGCGGCATTCCGCCTGAGCGCCTGGACGAGGTAGGCGAGCACTACTACCACTTCGATGGCAAAAGCCCGTTGAATGACCTCAACCGTGAGATCATCGCCAATGTCGAAGCGGAGCTTCAACGCCGCGACATCGATTTGCCGGTCTATTTTGGCAACCGCAACTGGAAACCTTTTGCCAACGATGCTGCCGAACAGATGGCGCAGGACGGAGTGAAAAAGGCCGCAGTATTCGCCACCTCTGCCTGGGGCGGTTACTCAGGGTGTAGGCAATACGGTGAAGATATCCAGGCAATGCGTGAGCATCTTGAGTCCGTGGGTGTGGAGCCCATTGAATTTCTGAAGCTGCGGCAGTTTTTTGATCACCCTACCTTCATTGATGAAGAAGTCGAAGTGGTGGAAAAAGCCTTCCAGCACTGGGGGCTGACACCAGAGGAAGCCAAAAATCAAGGCGTAAGGCTTGTCTTTACGGCGCATTCCATCCCGGTGGTAGCCAATGAACACTCCGGCACCCAAGCAGACGGTGCTCTATATTCGCAGCAAATCAACGAGGCAGCCCGTCTGGTTGCTCAACGCCTCGGCTTCGAAGACTACGACGTGGTATGGCAATCCGCTTCAGGTAATGGGAGGATCCCTTGGCTGGAGCCAGACATTGTCGATCACGCCACCGCATTGCGCGAGCAGGGTGTTGAGAAAATGGTCGTCTCGGCCATCGGGTTTATCTCAGACCACATGGAAGTGGTGTGGGATCTAGACCACGAGCTCCAAGATGCCGTAACACCCCTCGGATTAGAGGTAGTGCGCGCCGATACCATTGGCCATACCGACAGCTTTGCCGCCATGGTGGTGGATCTGATTGCCGAGTCTATTGGCGTGGATGCGCCGAAGCACTTAGGCAATGTGGCCTCAAAGGGCTGCACCCTCAATGGTGCTGCCTGCGAAGTGGGCTGTTGCCAAAGCCCAAAGCGCCCGGCCTAA